The proteins below are encoded in one region of Enhydrobacter sp.:
- a CDS encoding SMP-30/gluconolactonase/LRE family protein translates to MSIASMENSFGMRLRASLSPRLLLSELLMKQWFEPVIPFTVMVVLVAAFAATIPNYTNLENILSLMRLYAEFGFVALAMAFSLISGGIDLSVGAIFAVCNFAALYFLYVLELPAWAAVSATLAVGMLIGAVNGTLVGYLKARPFLTTLVTLIILRASVNLLNERFATVFATGSVDSDAWDYLGIGDVFGVPINAATLIVVLLIGHLFLSRSRFGWHLTAIGANRKAARHAGIPVERMLLLTYMLSGMLCAFGGVFYAARQTSTDSTTGVGWEFQALTAVVLGGVSLAGGKGTVWRAMIGGVIIFLLTNGLVRMGIPGYVTSGAIGVILLAAVGIDVKWAKNRGKAVQKIYVNPARVPLAPSPSILSGSGSPWAQNDRLIKAEAIGLDQVEGPEDVIVDRQDRVYGSTRDGNIIRFSGPNFERREVFAHIGGRPLGMQFDKDENLIVAVAGMGVYGVRPDGEVYKVTDETNRTWYKLNDDSRLRMADDLDIAPDGRTYFSDCTTRYEMTTNSLDIMEGRPNGRLVCYDPATRRTWTVLNHFYFPNGICVSHDGRSVLIASTSLCKVFRLWLQGPDKDKLEVVLDRIPGNCDNINRASDGNYWLALVGIRTPVFDLAMRKPGFRLRMVKQVPTDEWLAPGLNHGCVVKFTEQGEVLEAFWDPTGISHSTLTSMREHKGWLYLGGLENNRIGRIRLDGADPTWTGYEAYWGSKRRDRS, encoded by the coding sequence ATGTCGATCGCCAGCATGGAGAACAGCTTCGGAATGCGGCTGCGCGCCAGCCTGTCGCCGCGCCTGCTCCTGTCCGAGCTGCTGATGAAGCAGTGGTTCGAGCCGGTGATCCCGTTCACCGTGATGGTGGTGCTGGTGGCGGCCTTCGCCGCGACCATTCCCAACTACACGAACCTCGAGAACATCCTGTCGCTGATGCGGCTCTATGCCGAGTTCGGCTTCGTTGCGCTCGCGATGGCCTTCAGCCTGATCAGCGGCGGCATCGACTTGAGCGTCGGGGCGATCTTCGCCGTCTGCAACTTCGCCGCGCTCTATTTCCTGTACGTGCTCGAGCTGCCGGCGTGGGCGGCCGTGTCGGCGACGCTGGCGGTCGGCATGCTGATCGGCGCGGTCAACGGCACGCTGGTCGGCTATCTCAAGGCGCGGCCGTTCCTGACGACGCTCGTGACCCTGATCATCCTGCGCGCATCGGTGAACCTCCTGAACGAGCGCTTCGCAACCGTCTTCGCCACCGGCTCGGTCGACAGCGACGCGTGGGACTATCTCGGCATCGGCGACGTGTTCGGCGTGCCGATCAATGCGGCGACGCTGATCGTCGTCCTGCTGATCGGCCATCTGTTCCTCAGCCGCTCGCGCTTCGGCTGGCATCTGACCGCGATCGGCGCCAACCGCAAGGCCGCCCGTCATGCCGGTATCCCGGTCGAGCGCATGCTGCTGCTCACCTACATGCTGTCGGGCATGCTCTGCGCCTTCGGCGGGGTCTTCTATGCCGCCCGCCAGACCAGCACGGACTCGACCACCGGCGTCGGCTGGGAGTTCCAGGCGCTGACGGCGGTCGTGCTGGGTGGCGTGTCGCTCGCCGGCGGCAAGGGCACCGTATGGCGGGCCATGATCGGCGGCGTCATCATCTTCCTGCTGACCAACGGCCTCGTGCGCATGGGAATCCCGGGCTACGTCACGTCCGGTGCCATCGGTGTCATCCTGCTGGCGGCGGTCGGCATCGACGTGAAGTGGGCCAAGAACCGCGGCAAGGCGGTGCAGAAGATCTATGTCAATCCGGCGCGCGTGCCGCTCGCGCCATCGCCATCGATCCTGTCGGGCAGCGGCTCGCCGTGGGCCCAGAACGACCGTCTGATCAAGGCGGAAGCCATCGGCCTCGACCAGGTGGAGGGGCCGGAGGACGTGATCGTCGACCGACAGGACCGGGTCTACGGCTCGACACGCGACGGCAATATCATCCGCTTCTCCGGGCCGAACTTCGAGCGTCGCGAGGTCTTCGCCCATATCGGCGGCCGGCCGCTCGGCATGCAGTTCGACAAGGACGAGAACCTGATCGTCGCCGTCGCCGGCATGGGCGTCTACGGCGTGCGGCCCGACGGGGAAGTCTACAAGGTCACCGACGAGACCAACCGCACCTGGTACAAGCTGAACGACGACAGCCGGCTGCGCATGGCCGACGACCTCGATATCGCGCCCGACGGCAGGACCTATTTCAGCGACTGCACGACGCGCTACGAGATGACGACCAACTCACTCGACATCATGGAGGGACGGCCGAACGGCCGGCTGGTCTGCTACGATCCCGCGACGCGCAGGACCTGGACGGTCCTGAACCACTTCTACTTCCCCAACGGCATCTGTGTCAGCCATGACGGCAGGTCGGTGCTGATCGCCAGCACCTCGCTCTGCAAGGTCTTCCGGCTCTGGCTGCAGGGGCCGGACAAGGACAAGCTCGAGGTGGTGCTCGACCGGATTCCCGGCAATTGCGACAACATCAATCGCGCGTCCGACGGCAACTACTGGCTGGCGCTGGTCGGCATCCGCACACCGGTCTTCGACCTCGCCATGCGCAAGCCGGGATTCCGCCTGCGCATGGTGAAGCAGGTGCCGACCGACGAATGGCTGGCGCCCGGCCTCAATCACGGCTGCGTGGTGAAGTTCACCGAGCAGGGCGAGGTGCTGGAGGCGTTCTGGGATCCGACCGGCATCTCGCACTCGACACTCACCTCGATGCGCGAGCACAAGGGCTGGCTCTATCTCGGCGGGTTGGAGAACAACCGCATCGGCCGTATCCGGCTTGACGGCGCCGATCCGACCTGGACCGGCTATGAGGCCTACTGGGGCAGCAAGCGGCGCGACAGGAGCTGA
- a CDS encoding sugar ABC transporter ATP-binding protein — translation MPSASPAAVREPVLRIAHGSKVYGGVHAIEDIDFDLYPGEVHALVGENGAGKSTLCKAIAGAIKLTSGEYYVDGKPAAFERPGDALAAGICMVYQETSLVPTMTAAQNIELGNEKLLTRFRTLNIQAQQLLQSLNFHIDPATPVALLGTAKRQMVEIARAVYNKARIIIFDEPTASLTPEEIIHFFNLVRDLRRRGVAIIYISHALEESLQISDRITVLRDGKLVVTARTADMTREKLVHHMVGRDIAQTHYARAARTANGGKPHVRGEKMLTVENVTMGMVVKNMSFSVYAGEVVGIAGLIGSGRTEIAKIIFGALKRNLINGGTIKLRGKPVRYRVPKQAIDAGIAYITEDRKLNGYFETMVVDDNVYLGKLSTRTGWRFLLSKLMRNELASHWVERLKISALQRKAKIVELSGGNQQKVVVAKSLVQDPQIVIFDEPTRGVDVGTIPEIHAQIRRLAEEGKAVVVISSYLPEVLAISDRILVARLGRIVAEFDAADATEDRIMYAAIH, via the coding sequence ATGCCTTCGGCGTCGCCGGCCGCGGTGCGCGAGCCGGTGCTGCGGATCGCGCACGGCAGCAAGGTCTATGGCGGCGTGCATGCCATCGAGGACATCGACTTCGATCTCTACCCCGGCGAGGTGCATGCGCTGGTGGGCGAGAACGGCGCCGGCAAGTCGACGCTCTGCAAGGCGATCGCCGGCGCCATCAAGCTGACTTCCGGCGAATACTACGTCGACGGCAAGCCGGCTGCGTTCGAGCGGCCGGGTGATGCGCTGGCTGCAGGCATCTGCATGGTCTACCAGGAGACCAGCCTCGTGCCGACCATGACGGCGGCGCAGAACATCGAGCTCGGCAACGAGAAGCTGCTGACGCGCTTTCGGACGCTGAACATCCAGGCCCAGCAGCTCCTGCAGTCGCTCAACTTCCACATCGACCCGGCGACGCCGGTCGCTCTGCTGGGCACCGCCAAGCGGCAGATGGTGGAGATCGCGCGCGCCGTCTACAACAAGGCGCGCATCATCATCTTCGATGAGCCGACGGCGAGCCTCACGCCCGAAGAAATCATCCATTTCTTCAACCTGGTGCGCGACCTGCGCCGCCGCGGCGTCGCCATCATCTACATCTCGCATGCGCTGGAAGAGAGCCTGCAGATCTCCGACCGCATCACCGTGCTGCGCGACGGCAAGCTGGTCGTGACGGCCAGGACCGCCGACATGACGCGCGAAAAGCTGGTCCACCACATGGTCGGCCGCGACATCGCCCAGACGCACTATGCCCGCGCCGCCCGGACGGCCAATGGCGGCAAGCCGCATGTGCGCGGCGAGAAGATGCTCACGGTCGAGAACGTCACCATGGGCATGGTGGTGAAGAACATGTCGTTCTCGGTCTATGCCGGCGAGGTGGTGGGCATCGCGGGCCTGATCGGCTCGGGCCGCACCGAGATCGCCAAGATCATCTTCGGCGCGCTGAAGCGCAACCTGATCAACGGCGGCACGATCAAGCTGCGCGGCAAGCCGGTGCGCTACCGCGTCCCGAAGCAGGCGATAGACGCCGGCATCGCCTACATCACCGAGGATCGCAAGCTCAACGGCTACTTCGAGACCATGGTGGTCGACGACAACGTCTACCTCGGCAAGCTCTCGACGCGCACCGGCTGGCGCTTCCTGCTGTCGAAGCTGATGCGCAACGAGCTGGCGAGCCACTGGGTCGAGCGGCTGAAGATCAGCGCCTTGCAGCGCAAGGCCAAAATCGTCGAGCTCTCCGGCGGCAACCAGCAGAAGGTCGTCGTCGCGAAGTCGCTGGTGCAGGACCCGCAGATCGTGATCTTCGACGAGCCGACGCGCGGCGTCGATGTCGGGACCATTCCCGAGATCCACGCCCAGATCCGCCGGCTGGCGGAGGAGGGCAAGGCGGTGGTGGTGATCTCCTCCTACCTGCCCGAGGTGCTGGCCATCTCCGACCGCATCCTGGTTGCTCGCCTCGGCCGCATCGTCGCCGAATTCGACGCCGCCGACGCGACCGAGGACAGGATCATGTACGCCGCCATCCATTGA
- a CDS encoding adenylosuccinate synthase gives MANVAVIGAQWGDEGKGKIVDWLSERAEVVVRFQGGHNAGHTLVIGNQTYKLALLPSGVVRSGKLSVIGNGVVVDPWHFLEELKKVSGQGVSVTPENLKIANHAVLILPLHRDLDGWREDVPGTIKIGTTRRGIGPAYEDKVGRRAIRVGDLAEPDQLKHKVDTLLAHHNALRQGLGKPTVNPEQLLSDLLELAPRILPFAEDVWERLDTLRAAGKRILFEGAQATMLDIDHGTYPFVTSSNTVAAQAMIGSGMGNGAVGYVLGIAKAYTTRVGDGPFPTELRNEIGQLLGDRGNEFGTNTGRRRRCGWFDAVMVRQAVKLNGIDGIALTKLDVLDGLKEIKVCVGYELDGQRIERFPFTMGAQAKLRPVWETFEGWEQSTHGARAYAELPATCIKYVRRIEELVGCPVALLSTSPQREDTILMTDPFRD, from the coding sequence ATGGCCAACGTGGCGGTGATCGGCGCCCAGTGGGGCGACGAGGGCAAGGGCAAGATCGTGGACTGGCTCAGCGAGCGCGCCGAAGTCGTGGTGCGCTTCCAGGGCGGCCACAATGCCGGCCACACGCTGGTGATCGGCAACCAGACCTACAAGCTCGCCCTGCTGCCCTCGGGCGTGGTGCGGTCGGGCAAGCTTTCCGTCATCGGCAACGGCGTCGTGGTCGACCCCTGGCACTTCCTCGAGGAGCTGAAGAAGGTCTCGGGCCAGGGCGTGTCGGTGACGCCGGAAAATCTCAAGATCGCCAACCATGCCGTACTGATCCTGCCGCTGCATCGCGACCTCGACGGCTGGCGCGAGGACGTGCCGGGCACCATCAAGATCGGCACGACGCGGCGCGGCATCGGCCCCGCCTACGAGGACAAGGTCGGCCGCCGCGCCATCCGCGTCGGCGATCTCGCCGAGCCGGACCAGCTCAAGCACAAGGTCGACACGCTGCTGGCGCACCACAATGCGCTGCGCCAGGGACTGGGCAAGCCGACGGTCAATCCCGAGCAGCTTCTGTCCGACCTGCTCGAGCTCGCGCCCAGGATCCTGCCCTTCGCCGAGGATGTCTGGGAGCGGCTCGACACGCTGCGCGCGGCGGGCAAGCGCATCCTGTTCGAGGGCGCGCAGGCCACCATGCTCGACATCGACCACGGCACCTATCCCTTCGTCACCTCCTCCAACACGGTGGCGGCGCAGGCGATGATCGGCTCGGGCATGGGCAACGGCGCGGTGGGCTATGTGCTGGGCATCGCCAAGGCCTACACCACGCGCGTGGGCGACGGGCCCTTCCCCACCGAGCTCAGGAACGAGATCGGCCAGCTCCTGGGCGATCGCGGCAACGAGTTCGGCACCAACACCGGCCGGCGGCGACGCTGCGGCTGGTTCGACGCCGTGATGGTGCGCCAGGCGGTGAAGCTGAACGGCATCGACGGCATCGCGCTCACCAAGCTCGACGTGCTGGACGGGCTGAAGGAGATCAAGGTCTGCGTCGGCTACGAGCTCGATGGCCAGCGGATCGAGCGCTTCCCCTTCACCATGGGCGCGCAGGCCAAGCTCAGGCCGGTCTGGGAGACCTTCGAGGGCTGGGAACAGAGCACGCACGGCGCGCGCGCCTACGCCGAGCTACCGGCGACCTGCATCAAGTACGTACGCCGCATCGAGGAGCTGGTCGGCTGCCCGGTGGCCCTGCTCAGCACCAGCCCGCAACGCGAGGACACGATCCTGATGACGGATCCCTTCCGGGACTAG